Proteins from one Ramlibacter sp. PS4R-6 genomic window:
- a CDS encoding carbohydrate ABC transporter permease has translation MSYLESPLRKTLATYLPLIAFVFVLLFPFYWMGITAFKPNNELLSRDGNPFWVVNPTLAHFHKLLFETSYPQWMWNTLLISVVSTFFSLAASVFAAYAIERLRFSGAKHVGLAIFLAYLVPPSILFIPLASVVFQLGMFDTRLALILTYPTFLIPFCTWLLMGYFRSIPHELEECALIDGASRWQILTKIILPLAVPGLISAGIFAFTLSWNEFIYALTFVSSSEIKTIPVGVVTELVEGDVYHWGSLMAGALLGSVPVAIIYSFFVEYYVAGMTGSVKE, from the coding sequence ATGAGCTACCTGGAATCGCCGCTGCGCAAGACGCTGGCGACCTACCTGCCGCTCATCGCGTTCGTCTTCGTGCTGCTGTTCCCGTTCTACTGGATGGGGATCACGGCGTTCAAGCCGAACAACGAGCTGCTCTCGCGCGACGGCAACCCCTTCTGGGTGGTGAACCCGACGCTGGCGCACTTCCACAAGCTGCTGTTCGAAACGAGCTACCCGCAGTGGATGTGGAACACGCTGCTGATCTCGGTGGTGTCTACCTTCTTCAGCCTGGCTGCGTCGGTGTTCGCGGCCTACGCCATCGAGCGCCTGCGCTTCAGCGGCGCCAAGCACGTGGGCCTGGCGATCTTCCTGGCGTACCTGGTCCCGCCGTCGATCCTGTTCATCCCGCTGGCCTCCGTGGTGTTCCAGCTGGGCATGTTCGACACGCGCCTGGCGCTGATCCTGACCTACCCCACCTTCCTGATCCCCTTCTGCACGTGGCTGCTGATGGGGTATTTCCGCAGCATCCCGCACGAGCTGGAAGAGTGCGCGCTGATCGACGGCGCGAGCCGCTGGCAGATCCTGACCAAGATCATCCTGCCGCTGGCCGTGCCGGGCCTGATCAGCGCGGGCATCTTCGCCTTCACCCTGAGCTGGAACGAGTTCATCTACGCGCTGACCTTCGTGAGCTCCAGCGAGATCAAGACCATCCCCGTAGGCGTGGTCACCGAGCTGGTGGAAGGCGACGTGTACCACTGGGGCAGCCTGATGGCGGGCGCCCTGCTCGGTTCCGTCCCCGTGGCCATCATCTACTCGTTCTTCGTCGAGTACTACGTGGCGGGCATGACGGGCTCGGTGAAGGAATAG
- a CDS encoding DUF2784 domain-containing protein, translating to MLPRLAADATLVLHLAFIAFALLGALLALRWRWVPWLQLPAAAWGVYIELSGGICPLTHVENAFRQSAGQAGYRESFVERYLLPMIYPSGLTSDVQVVLAAVVLGVNAAIYGFLLWRRTQHQP from the coding sequence ATGCTCCCGCGCCTTGCCGCGGACGCCACGCTCGTCCTGCACCTGGCCTTCATCGCCTTCGCGCTGCTGGGCGCCCTGCTCGCGCTGCGCTGGCGCTGGGTGCCGTGGCTGCAGCTGCCGGCCGCGGCGTGGGGCGTGTACATCGAGCTGTCGGGCGGCATCTGCCCGCTGACGCACGTGGAGAACGCCTTCCGGCAGTCGGCCGGCCAGGCCGGCTACCGCGAAAGCTTTGTCGAGCGCTACCTCTTGCCTATGATCTACCCATCGGGCCTCACGAGCGACGTCCAGGTCGTCCTCGCTGCGGTCGTCCTCGGGGTCAATGCCGCGATCTATGGCTTCCTTCTCTGGCGCCGCACGCAACACCAGCCGTAG
- a CDS encoding YdhR family protein gives MIISVTTFTLPKAITLDEAKAIFKTTAPKYRDVPGLAKKHYVLSEDGRTAGGIYLWNSRKDAEALYTPAWRDFVKQKYGTEPSITYFDSPLVVDNIAGKIVIDE, from the coding sequence ATGATCATCTCCGTCACCACGTTCACCCTGCCCAAGGCCATCACGCTGGACGAAGCCAAGGCCATCTTCAAGACCACGGCGCCGAAGTACCGCGACGTGCCGGGCCTGGCCAAGAAGCACTACGTGCTGTCTGAAGACGGCCGCACGGCAGGCGGCATCTATCTCTGGAATTCGCGCAAGGACGCCGAGGCGCTCTACACGCCGGCGTGGCGCGACTTCGTGAAGCAGAAGTACGGCACCGAGCCGAGCATCACCTACTTCGACAGCCCGCTCGTCGTCGACAACATCGCCGGCAAGATCGTCATCGACGAATAG
- a CDS encoding nucleoside deaminase, translating to MAALAAGVAGKALAQSPQRRFYEAADAMKRLAESRGDQSYGAVLVLDGAIVGEGPSRVVTNNDISAHAEREAIRDARRRLGRQQLAGAVLYSTSRPCPLCEAAAAEAGVSRMYFGPSLIDAGPPRIGG from the coding sequence TTGGCTGCGCTTGCCGCGGGCGTTGCGGGCAAGGCGCTGGCCCAGTCGCCGCAGCGCCGTTTCTACGAAGCCGCGGACGCGATGAAGCGATTGGCCGAATCGCGCGGCGACCAGTCCTACGGCGCGGTGCTGGTGCTCGATGGCGCCATCGTCGGTGAAGGCCCCAGCCGTGTGGTCACCAACAACGACATCAGCGCGCATGCCGAGCGCGAAGCCATTCGCGACGCGCGCCGCAGGCTGGGCCGCCAGCAGCTGGCCGGCGCGGTCCTCTATTCCACGTCGCGCCCCTGCCCGCTGTGCGAAGCCGCGGCGGCCGAAGCCGGCGTGAGCCGCATGTACTTCGGGCCGTCGCTCATCGACGCGGGCCCGCCCCGCATAGGAGGCTGA
- a CDS encoding carbohydrate ABC transporter permease, with protein MLERFQNSRNALGLAFMLPAALLLLIFLTYPLGLGVWLGFTDAKVGREGHWIGLENYEFLWGDSVTRLALFNTLFYTFVASVLKFVLGLWLAMILNRNIAMKTFFRAVILLPYIVPTALSAIAFWWIYDSQFSIISWVLLKLGLIDRYIDFLGVPWNARISTIVANVWRGVPFVAITLLAGLQTISPSYYEASAIDGATPWQQFRYVTLPLLTPIIAVVMTFSVLFTFTDFQLIYVLTRGGPLNATHLMATLSFQRAISGGALGEGAAISIAMVPFLLAAIMFSYFGLQRRAWQQGGKD; from the coding sequence CTGCTGGAGCGCTTCCAGAACAGCCGCAACGCGCTCGGGCTGGCATTCATGCTGCCCGCCGCGTTGCTGCTGCTCATCTTCCTGACGTATCCCCTTGGCCTGGGCGTGTGGCTCGGGTTCACCGACGCCAAGGTGGGCCGCGAAGGCCACTGGATCGGCCTGGAGAACTACGAGTTCCTCTGGGGCGACTCGGTCACGCGCCTGGCCCTGTTCAACACGCTGTTCTATACCTTCGTCGCGAGCGTGCTCAAGTTCGTCCTGGGCCTGTGGCTGGCGATGATCCTGAACCGCAACATCGCGATGAAGACGTTCTTCCGCGCGGTGATCCTGCTGCCGTACATCGTGCCGACCGCGCTGTCGGCCATCGCCTTCTGGTGGATCTACGACTCGCAGTTCTCCATCATCAGCTGGGTGCTGCTCAAGCTCGGCCTGATCGACCGCTACATCGACTTCCTGGGGGTGCCGTGGAACGCGCGCATCTCCACCATCGTCGCCAACGTGTGGCGCGGCGTGCCCTTCGTGGCCATCACGCTGCTGGCCGGCCTGCAGACGATCAGCCCGAGCTACTACGAAGCCAGCGCCATCGACGGCGCCACGCCCTGGCAGCAGTTCCGCTACGTGACGCTGCCGCTGCTGACGCCCATCATCGCGGTGGTGATGACCTTCTCGGTGCTCTTCACGTTCACCGACTTCCAGCTGATCTACGTGCTGACGCGCGGCGGCCCGCTGAACGCCACGCACCTGATGGCCACGCTGTCGTTCCAGCGCGCGATCTCCGGCGGCGCATTGGGCGAAGGCGCCGCGATCTCGATCGCGATGGTGCCTTTCCTGCTGGCCGCGATCATGTTCAGTTACTTCGGTTTGCAGCGCCGCGCCTGGCAACAGGGCGGCAAGGACTGA
- a CDS encoding cupin domain-containing protein, protein MPDAVSPLAVATALRELWSPRVVAEVDDSYVKVAKVKGTLTWHSHDEEDELFFILKGKLRIEMEAGAVDLKEGEAFVVPKGVRHNPVAEEECLVMLIERKTTQHTGSEVTDKTRSIADQLRPV, encoded by the coding sequence ATGCCCGACGCAGTCTCTCCCCTGGCGGTGGCCACCGCCTTGCGCGAACTCTGGTCCCCGCGCGTCGTCGCCGAAGTCGACGACTCCTACGTGAAGGTCGCCAAGGTGAAGGGCACGCTCACCTGGCACAGCCACGACGAGGAGGACGAACTGTTCTTCATCCTGAAGGGCAAGCTGCGCATCGAGATGGAAGCCGGCGCCGTGGACCTGAAGGAAGGCGAAGCGTTCGTGGTGCCCAAGGGCGTGCGCCACAACCCGGTGGCCGAAGAGGAATGCCTGGTGATGCTGATCGAGCGCAAGACCACGCAGCACACGGGCAGCGAAGTGACCGACAAGACCCGCAGCATCGCGGACCAGCTGCGCCCCGTCTGA
- a CDS encoding glutathione S-transferase family protein encodes MPITITAFDRSPDGGKGLARDTRVRWALEEVGQPYQVRLVSFQAMKEPAHLAIHPFGQIPTFEEGDLALFETGAIVFHLAQRHAGLLPTDANARARAITWMFAALNTVEPPILEFANAKLLERDKPWAAQRLPLVQDRMRSRLRQLADRLGNADWLDGAFSAGDLLMVSVLLRVKPSGVLEEFPNLAAYVARGEARPAYQRAFAAQLAVNTRPPAE; translated from the coding sequence ATGCCCATCACCATCACCGCCTTCGACCGCTCCCCCGACGGAGGCAAGGGCCTGGCGCGTGACACGCGCGTGCGTTGGGCGCTCGAGGAGGTGGGCCAGCCGTACCAGGTGCGCCTGGTCTCGTTCCAGGCGATGAAGGAACCCGCGCACCTGGCGATTCATCCTTTCGGGCAGATCCCCACCTTCGAGGAAGGCGATCTTGCGCTGTTCGAAACCGGCGCCATCGTCTTCCACCTCGCGCAGCGCCACGCGGGCTTGCTACCGACGGACGCCAACGCACGGGCGCGCGCGATCACGTGGATGTTCGCCGCGCTCAACACGGTGGAGCCGCCGATCCTCGAATTCGCCAACGCCAAGCTGCTGGAGCGCGACAAGCCTTGGGCCGCGCAGCGCCTGCCCCTCGTCCAGGACCGCATGCGCAGCCGCCTGCGCCAGCTGGCGGACCGCCTGGGCAATGCCGACTGGCTCGATGGCGCGTTCAGCGCGGGGGACCTCTTGATGGTGTCGGTGCTGCTGCGGGTCAAGCCGTCGGGCGTGCTGGAAGAGTTTCCAAACTTGGCCGCGTATGTCGCGCGCGGCGAGGCGCGGCCGGCCTACCAGCGCGCTTTCGCCGCGCAGCTGGCCGTCAACACCCGCCCGCCGGCTGAGTAG
- a CDS encoding DnaJ family domain-containing protein → MPTLDEQIAQHLAEALKSGELKAAPSFGKPLAEREGWDETPEELRQAFKILKDAGFAPPEIALFHERAQLRAQVDGAATPSERQALQRMLSELEQKIALRLESLRARRSL, encoded by the coding sequence ATGCCCACGCTCGACGAACAGATCGCCCAGCACCTCGCCGAGGCCTTGAAGTCGGGCGAGCTCAAGGCCGCGCCCAGCTTCGGCAAGCCGCTCGCCGAGCGCGAAGGCTGGGACGAAACGCCCGAGGAGTTGCGGCAGGCCTTCAAGATCCTCAAGGACGCCGGCTTCGCCCCACCGGAGATCGCGCTCTTCCACGAACGGGCGCAGCTGCGCGCGCAAGTCGATGGCGCTGCGACGCCATCCGAACGCCAGGCGTTGCAGCGCATGCTGAGCGAGCTGGAGCAGAAGATCGCGCTGCGCCTGGAGAGCCTGCGCGCCAGGCGCAGCTTGTAG
- a CDS encoding ABC transporter ATP-binding protein, with protein MASVTIHSVRKSFGETPILHGVDIEIPDGSFTVLVGPSGCGKSTLLRMIAGLEHITGGEIKIGGKVVNDVPPKARDIAMVFQNYALYPHMTVRDNMAFSLQLAKMDKAGIEDRVNRAAEILGLQALLDRFPRQLSGGQRQRVAMGRAIVRDPEVFLFDEPLSNLDAKLRVAMRSELKELHQRLKTTSIYVTHDQIEAMTMGDQIVVMRDGRIEQTGSPLQLYDQPANQFVAGFIGSPAMNFLPGTIRRANGVAQVELKDGTKFQAPPSNAQDGQPVVFGTRPEHLALAQQGGIPAQVVVMEPTGMDTFIACRHEGIDISAVFRERYDFAPGSNIHLVPDLSRAHLFDAQTGQRIPA; from the coding sequence AATTCCCGACGGGTCCTTCACCGTGCTGGTCGGCCCTTCGGGGTGCGGCAAGTCGACGCTGCTGCGCATGATCGCGGGGCTCGAGCACATCACGGGCGGCGAGATCAAGATCGGCGGCAAGGTCGTCAACGACGTGCCGCCGAAAGCGCGCGACATCGCGATGGTGTTCCAGAACTACGCGCTGTACCCGCACATGACCGTGCGCGACAACATGGCGTTCTCGCTGCAGCTGGCCAAGATGGACAAGGCCGGCATCGAGGACCGCGTGAACCGCGCGGCCGAGATCCTGGGCCTGCAGGCGCTGCTCGACCGCTTCCCGCGCCAGCTCTCGGGCGGCCAGCGCCAGCGCGTGGCGATGGGCCGCGCGATCGTGCGCGACCCCGAGGTGTTCCTCTTCGATGAACCGCTGTCGAACCTGGACGCCAAGCTGCGCGTCGCGATGCGCAGCGAACTGAAGGAACTGCACCAGCGCCTGAAGACGACGAGCATCTACGTCACGCACGACCAGATCGAGGCCATGACCATGGGCGACCAGATCGTGGTGATGCGCGACGGCCGCATCGAGCAGACCGGCTCGCCCCTGCAGCTGTACGACCAGCCCGCCAACCAGTTCGTCGCGGGCTTCATCGGCTCGCCGGCGATGAACTTCCTGCCCGGCACCATCCGCCGCGCCAACGGCGTGGCGCAAGTGGAACTGAAGGACGGCACGAAATTCCAGGCCCCGCCCTCGAACGCGCAGGACGGCCAGCCCGTCGTCTTCGGCACGCGGCCCGAGCACCTGGCGCTGGCGCAGCAAGGCGGCATCCCCGCGCAGGTGGTGGTGATGGAGCCCACGGGCATGGACACCTTCATCGCCTGCCGCCACGAAGGCATCGACATCAGCGCCGTCTTCCGCGAGCGCTACGACTTCGCGCCCGGCAGCAACATCCACCTCGTGCCCGACTTGTCGCGCGCGCACCTCTTCGACGCCCAGACCGGTCAACGCATTCCCGCCTGA
- a CDS encoding RidA family protein produces the protein MARQIVFTPNAAKPPPTYSQAVKAGGLIFVSGTAPHDPATGAIKGTTIQEQTRQCLANIQAILEAAGSSMDKLASVTVVLADEDDFAGMNEEWLRWFPSNPPARQGAKLPVRVPGLKVSIAAVAEA, from the coding sequence ATGGCCCGCCAGATCGTCTTCACCCCCAACGCCGCCAAGCCGCCGCCGACCTACAGCCAAGCCGTCAAGGCGGGCGGCTTGATCTTCGTGTCCGGCACCGCGCCGCACGACCCCGCCACCGGCGCCATCAAGGGCACGACGATCCAGGAGCAGACGCGCCAGTGCCTGGCGAACATCCAGGCCATCCTGGAGGCGGCGGGCAGCAGCATGGACAAGCTGGCCAGCGTGACCGTCGTGCTGGCGGACGAAGACGATTTCGCGGGCATGAACGAGGAGTGGCTGCGGTGGTTTCCGTCGAACCCGCCGGCGAGGCAGGGAGCGAAGTTGCCGGTGCGGGTGCCGGGGTTGAAGGTTTCGATCGCGGCGGTGGCGGAGGCTTGA
- a CDS encoding ABC transporter substrate-binding protein, whose amino-acid sequence MSDFNRRKFLEGSASVAAAASLGAGAVFAPAVHAQTIKLTPEKGAKLRVLRWSRFVQGDIDQYMKNVAAFTAKTGIEVRVDNEGWEDVRPKAAVAANTGAGPDIILSTNDDANLYPEKLLDVTDLAEYLGKKYGGWYPAVQSYLRPDGKKWLGLGLGAAGSMMVYRTSMLKAAGYETFPKNTDDFLKMCQALHAKGTPPGFALGNATGDGLWCNWLMWSHGGKLVDQNNKVVIDSPETQKALEYGKQLYATFIPGTLSWLDPNNNKAFLDGQISVTNNGISIYYAAKNATDPKVKELQSDINHASFPVGPVGSPTESHLFFNQMVMKYTKYPQAAKEFLRFMMEQEQFTPWLTAAGGYIAPPLDFYAKIPVWTDDPKNTPYRDAVKNMRPTGYAGKLGYASAGAGADFIVVNMVAEAISGSKTPKEAMERAQKRAERYYKV is encoded by the coding sequence ATGAGTGATTTCAACCGCCGCAAGTTCCTGGAGGGCTCCGCCAGCGTCGCCGCTGCGGCGTCGCTCGGCGCCGGCGCCGTGTTCGCGCCTGCCGTGCATGCGCAAACCATCAAGCTCACGCCGGAAAAGGGCGCCAAGCTGCGCGTGCTGCGCTGGAGCCGCTTCGTGCAGGGCGACATCGACCAGTACATGAAGAACGTCGCGGCCTTCACGGCCAAGACCGGCATCGAAGTGCGCGTGGACAACGAGGGCTGGGAAGACGTGCGCCCGAAGGCCGCGGTGGCCGCCAACACCGGCGCGGGCCCGGACATCATCCTGTCGACCAACGACGACGCCAACCTGTACCCCGAGAAGCTGCTCGACGTGACGGACCTTGCCGAGTACCTGGGCAAGAAGTACGGTGGCTGGTACCCCGCCGTGCAGTCCTACCTGCGCCCCGACGGCAAGAAGTGGCTGGGCCTGGGCCTGGGCGCCGCCGGCTCGATGATGGTGTACCGCACCAGCATGCTGAAGGCCGCGGGCTACGAGACCTTCCCGAAGAACACCGACGACTTCCTGAAGATGTGCCAGGCGCTGCACGCCAAGGGCACGCCCCCCGGCTTCGCGCTGGGCAACGCCACCGGTGACGGCCTGTGGTGCAACTGGCTGATGTGGTCGCACGGCGGCAAGCTGGTCGACCAGAACAACAAGGTCGTGATCGACAGCCCCGAGACGCAGAAGGCGCTGGAGTACGGCAAGCAGCTGTACGCCACGTTCATCCCCGGCACGCTGTCGTGGCTGGACCCGAACAACAACAAGGCTTTCCTGGACGGCCAGATCAGCGTGACCAACAACGGCATCTCGATCTACTACGCCGCGAAGAACGCGACCGACCCGAAGGTCAAGGAACTGCAGTCGGACATCAACCACGCCAGCTTCCCCGTGGGCCCCGTCGGCTCGCCCACCGAGTCGCACCTGTTCTTCAACCAGATGGTCATGAAGTACACGAAGTACCCGCAGGCCGCCAAGGAGTTCCTGCGCTTCATGATGGAGCAGGAGCAGTTCACGCCGTGGCTTACCGCCGCGGGCGGCTACATCGCCCCGCCGCTGGACTTCTACGCGAAGATCCCGGTGTGGACGGACGACCCGAAGAACACGCCGTACCGCGACGCCGTGAAGAACATGCGCCCCACCGGCTATGCCGGCAAGCTGGGCTACGCATCGGCCGGCGCCGGCGCCGACTTCATCGTGGTGAACATGGTGGCCGAGGCGATCAGCGGCAGCAAGACGCCCAAGGAAGCGATGGAGCGGGCCCAGAAGCGTGCCGAGCGTTACTACAAGGTCTGA
- a CDS encoding DUF3052 domain-containing protein, producing the protein MAGYSGTPLAKKLGIKESSRVALLHAPSGYARLLEPLPEGVTITDEADAQADIVQVFAMQRSMLAKYLPALRKALAPDAAVWVSWPKKASKVPTDITEDTVREVALPLGFVDIKVCAVDDTWSGLKLVVRKELRAPATVPS; encoded by the coding sequence ATGGCCGGCTACTCGGGCACGCCGCTGGCGAAGAAACTCGGGATCAAGGAGAGCAGCCGCGTCGCGCTGCTGCACGCGCCATCGGGCTACGCGCGCCTGCTGGAGCCCTTGCCCGAGGGCGTGACGATCACGGACGAAGCCGACGCGCAGGCCGACATCGTGCAGGTGTTCGCCATGCAGCGCTCGATGCTCGCGAAGTACCTGCCGGCGCTGCGCAAGGCCCTCGCGCCCGATGCGGCCGTGTGGGTGTCGTGGCCCAAGAAGGCATCGAAGGTGCCGACGGACATCACCGAGGACACGGTGCGCGAAGTCGCGTTGCCGCTCGGTTTCGTGGACATCAAGGTCTGCGCGGTGGACGACACCTGGTCGGGCCTGAAGCTGGTCGTGCGTAAGGAATTGCGGGCCCCCGCGACTGTGCCTTCATGA